The following coding sequences lie in one Oncorhynchus kisutch isolate 150728-3 linkage group LG17, Okis_V2, whole genome shotgun sequence genomic window:
- the LOC109907727 gene encoding LOW QUALITY PROTEIN: uncharacterized protein LOC109907727 (The sequence of the model RefSeq protein was modified relative to this genomic sequence to represent the inferred CDS: inserted 5 bases in 3 codons; substituted 2 bases at 2 genomic stop codons) — protein MVYAMNCKEAAEKVVLSWSRFTSAGQTTLLETLKAFSPMSDDLFDSEKELATFIEGLKDEGHKPTVLKSKDVYGYRSCTSVLRPLVKTQSTLDIATSKVKKTGKKKSRKPLDKNTEINYALLSAAAKVVLKNQPKILLTNLSKESLKQTVLSKPPDLAVGPVQMQSYIRLTNIIGPSTGHTARLQFHTGXWSEEVTVPNSHRPPSLTGTQALHLEGTGNSKKSVTLRRVNFVPCPVNIIGVPVPAMLHNDRFLKECNRMPCWRDQKMRRTDEAEDKXSVKRPRNGVWLVKEQEDLXLSQSNRRFEVKVDSIIDKVRXAQKIIRXSEIRPLIAYPM, from the exons ATGGTATATGCCATGAATTGTAAGGAagctgcagagaaggttgtctTGTCATGGTCGCGATTCACCTCAGCTGGCCAAACTACTCTACTGGAGACCCTGAAGGCATTCAGTCCTATGTCAGATGACCTTTTTGACAGTGAAAAGGAACTGGCCACTTTTATTGAGGGACTCAAAGATGAAGGTCACAAGCCTACTGTACTTAAAAGTAAGGATGTCTATGGTTACAGGTCTTGTACTTCAGTACTCAGGCCTTTAGTAAAGACGCAGAGTACTCTGGACATTGCTACCTCAAAGGTTAAAAAGACTGGCAAAAAGAAGAGTCGAAAACCCCTGGACAAGAACACTGAAATCAACTATGCTTTGTTAAGTGCAGCAGCGAAAGTCGTCCTGAAGAATCAACCCAAGATTCTTTTGACAAATCTGTCAAAGGAGTCTCTCAAACAGACGGTCCTCTCAAAACCACCGGACTTGGCTGTTGGCCCTGTCCAGATGCAGTCATACATAAGACTGACAAACATAATTGGACCCTCTACAGGCCACACAGCAAGACTGCagttccacacagg gtggtcaGAAGAGGTAACGGTACCCAACTCTCATCGGCCACCATCTCTAACAGGGACACAAGCACTGCATTTGGAAGGTACCGGAAACTCCAAAAAATCAGTCACTTTGAGGAGAGTGAACTTTGTGCCTTGCCCAGTCAATATCATTGGAGTCCCTGTTCCTGCCATGCTGCACAACGACCGGTTTTTGAAGGAATGCAACAGAATGCCTTGCTGGAGGGACCAGAAAATGAGAAGGACTGATGAGGCTGAGGACAA CTCTGTGAAGAGGCCCAGAAATGGGGTCTGGCTGGTCAAAGAGCAGGAAGACCTCTGACTGAGCCAGAGCAACCGGAGGTTCGAGGTGAAGGTTGACTCAATCATAGACAAGGTGAGGTAAGCCCAGAAGATCATTC GGTCAGAGATTCGACCACTTATTGCCTACCCAATGTGA